One Salvia splendens isolate huo1 chromosome 12, SspV2, whole genome shotgun sequence genomic window carries:
- the LOC121757601 gene encoding uncharacterized protein LOC121757601, which yields MGQPSQGPQRGVEDVNYVQQGGNNKYYNNQRPNYQGGGYNQYGNMGHHNLSYGNPNNALQPPPEFTVTDGVVNDPKKMTTEDILKSFMLQSNKVMEQNNHRMEKVGTDVQSMATHLKNIDTQISQISQTVSTITQPGKFPSNTIINPKDCKAIHLRSGRSYEGPPMPSENEDRVAEKRAEEKELVEENETVQISTPPKENTTIHSPTPPTAHSPVEVRIPYPPRVQKKQINAQFSRFLDIFRKVNLNIPLVEALQEMPTYAKILKDMLSKKKRWTDYETVNIYENCSAIIQKKLPTKLKDPGSFNISCVIGNDRQIKALCDLGASINLMPLSFFRKMKIGTLKPTTITLQMADRTITYPKGIV from the coding sequence ATGGGGCAGCCCTCTCAAGGACCCCAAAGAGGTGTAGAAGACGTGAACTACGTGCAACAAGGGGGAAACAACAAGTACTATAATAACCAACGCCCTAACTATCAGGGTGGAGGTTATAATCAGTACGGGAACATGGGGCATCACAACCTCTCTTATGGGAACCCCAATAATGCTCTGCAACCACCCCCGGAGTTCACAGTTACTGATGGAGTGGTTAATGATCCAAAGAAGATGACCACGGAAGACATACTCAAGTCTTTCATGCTACAGTCCAACAAGGTCATGGAGCAGAACAATCACAGGATGGAGAAGGTTGGGACAGATGTGCAAAGTATGGCCACTCATCTGAAGAACATCGACACACAAATCAGCCAGATTTCCCAGACTGTGAGTACTATTACTCAACCGGGAAAATTCCCTTCGAACACCATCATAAATCCCAAGGACTGCAAAGCTATACATCTGAGGAGTGGAAGAAGCTATGAGGGACCTCCAATGCCATCCGAAAATGAGGATAGAGTAGCAGAAAAGAGAGCTGAAGAGAAGGAATTGGTCGAAGAAAATGAGACTGTGCAGATTTCTACTCCACCTAAGGAGAACACGACTATACATTCACCTACACCACCTACAGCTCATAGTCCAGTTGAAGTGAGGATCCCTTATCCTCCACGTGTTCAGAAGAAGCAGATAAATGCTCAGTTTTCAAGGTTCTTAGACATCTTTAGGAAGGTTAACTTGAATATCCCATTGGTGGAGGCACTTCAAGAAATGCCTACATATGCAAAAATCCTAAAAGATATGCTCTCCAAGAAGAAGAGGTGGACTGACTATGAGACAGTGAACATATATGAAAACTGTAGTGCCATAATTCAGAAAAAGCTACCAACCAAGCTTAAAGATCCTGGCAGTTTCAACATCTCATGCGTCATTGGAAATGACCGACAGATAAAGGCACTTTGTGATCTAGGGGCGAGCATAAATTTGATGCCATTATCGTTTTTCAGAAAGATGAAGATCGGCACTCTCAAGCCGACAACAATCACACTGCAGATGGCAGATAGAACCATCACCTATCCTAAAGGAATTGTTTAG